From Candidatus Pedobacter colombiensis, one genomic window encodes:
- a CDS encoding TonB-dependent receptor encodes MKHFYHLSRFLLLFLCILYSLNGSAQAIKGKVTDAVTKEPIVGTSVLMKENGKVEFVQLDGNFNFKHVKQGDYQLEFHYLSYRTKKVKVSVNPKKTTYLSVELESNTEELKAVTIAGDGGSTDKRSRTLEKDANQLVNIVSSRNIELSPDITVANVMQRISGVTIERSSSGEGRYPIIRGMEKRYINTLVNGIKIPSPDNKNRFIPLDLFPAELLERIEVSKTLIPSMEGDAIGGTINLVMKDAPAKTLFNVNFTAGYNTVFADRPFSAFSRSSIDKLSPSELNGNNYRALPSDFPTDNLNFSNKSNPINTNLGVTFGSRFGKDNRFGFIVSGSYQNNYTGNNSLFFLPNAHPGVNNVPQFPELQARSYSQQSRRLGLNSKLDYKINDKNKISLINVFVRLDDYQSRMISDTIALSSLVDGMSRSKWQYQSIYNATLQGNHQLLKSTKVDWSLAYSDANNHIPDQAEFIHEFPIASTAVSGDRVQGMKRIWTHNGDKDYSAYLNFTNSFDLLSRKFELKFGGVERNKTRDNYYSAYSLDPTPGELYTNVNDAVLGFKTPDAALFSPDGNNYTFKENIAAGYVQGKWQLTDKLEALGGLRVENTSQNYNTQLPTSVPFKTGKITYTDFLPSAIFKYVLKENQNLRLSYYKALARPGFAELIPDGQQGDIFKESGNPSGLNHTTADNLDLRYELFPKNADEILVGVFYKKIHDPIEIATNVKNPLTSLKVGITELMLIPQNFGDATNYGFEFVYTKYFGPFGVVANYTYTKSKITSDKLMSYRNDAGQVMSKILSETRPLQGQSNHIGNLALLYKDPNAGLDVQVAFVYTGERIALVSPNYGLDYWQAPTVRLDFSVEKRLNKSFSIYGKANNLTNTPYVLELHQSYNDYLNAPGARPLNLQTDPDHKITVQKDYFKPSFLLGVRYKL; translated from the coding sequence ATGAAACATTTTTATCATCTAAGTAGATTTTTACTGTTATTCCTATGCATATTATATTCTCTCAATGGATCTGCCCAGGCCATTAAAGGTAAAGTAACCGACGCCGTTACAAAGGAGCCTATTGTAGGTACATCTGTATTAATGAAAGAAAATGGCAAAGTTGAATTTGTACAGTTAGATGGAAATTTCAATTTTAAACATGTGAAGCAAGGAGATTATCAGTTGGAGTTTCACTATTTGTCATATAGAACAAAAAAGGTAAAAGTATCTGTAAATCCTAAGAAAACAACATACTTAAGTGTAGAATTAGAATCAAATACCGAAGAGTTAAAGGCGGTAACCATTGCCGGCGACGGAGGATCTACTGATAAGCGTTCCAGAACCCTGGAAAAGGATGCAAACCAGTTGGTTAATATCGTTTCATCCCGAAATATCGAACTTTCACCCGATATCACAGTTGCGAACGTAATGCAACGTATATCAGGCGTAACTATTGAGCGAAGCTCATCGGGTGAAGGCAGGTACCCAATCATCAGAGGCATGGAGAAACGTTACATCAATACACTGGTTAATGGGATAAAAATTCCAAGCCCTGATAATAAAAATCGTTTTATACCATTGGACTTATTTCCTGCAGAATTATTGGAGCGTATTGAAGTAAGTAAAACACTGATCCCATCAATGGAAGGTGATGCAATAGGTGGGACTATCAATTTAGTGATGAAAGATGCTCCTGCTAAAACCTTGTTTAATGTGAACTTTACGGCCGGATATAATACGGTATTTGCAGATCGTCCTTTTTCTGCGTTTAGCAGATCATCAATAGACAAGCTTTCGCCCAGCGAATTAAATGGGAATAATTACCGCGCTTTACCTTCAGATTTTCCGACGGATAACCTTAACTTCTCCAATAAATCGAACCCGATAAATACTAATCTGGGCGTTACCTTTGGTAGCCGTTTTGGAAAGGACAATAGATTTGGGTTTATTGTTTCCGGAAGCTATCAAAATAACTATACCGGGAATAACTCGCTCTTCTTCCTGCCGAATGCCCACCCGGGGGTTAATAATGTGCCCCAGTTTCCTGAACTTCAGGCGCGTTCGTATTCCCAGCAAAGTCGCCGCCTGGGTTTAAACAGTAAATTGGACTATAAAATAAATGATAAGAATAAAATATCCCTGATCAATGTTTTCGTTCGTTTGGATGATTACCAATCCAGGATGATTAGCGATACCATTGCTTTAAGCTCTTTGGTTGATGGCATGAGCAGAAGCAAATGGCAGTATCAATCCATCTACAACGCCACACTTCAGGGAAATCACCAATTATTAAAAAGCACAAAGGTAGATTGGTCTTTAGCTTATTCGGATGCTAATAATCACATTCCTGATCAGGCAGAGTTTATACATGAATTTCCGATTGCATCCACAGCAGTTAGTGGCGATAGGGTACAGGGAATGAAACGGATATGGACACATAATGGCGACAAAGATTACTCAGCGTATTTAAATTTTACTAATAGTTTTGACCTGTTAAGCCGCAAGTTTGAGTTAAAATTTGGCGGTGTGGAGCGAAATAAAACCAGGGATAATTATTACAGCGCTTATAGTTTGGATCCAACGCCGGGCGAACTTTATACGAATGTAAATGATGCTGTTTTGGGTTTCAAAACTCCTGATGCAGCCTTATTTTCACCTGATGGTAATAATTATACTTTTAAGGAGAACATTGCTGCAGGTTATGTTCAAGGCAAGTGGCAGTTGACGGATAAATTGGAGGCTTTGGGCGGATTAAGGGTTGAAAATACCAGCCAAAATTACAATACCCAATTGCCAACTTCAGTTCCTTTTAAAACAGGTAAAATTACTTATACTGACTTTTTGCCAAGCGCAATATTTAAATATGTCTTGAAAGAGAATCAGAATTTAAGGTTGTCTTATTACAAAGCTTTGGCAAGACCAGGTTTTGCAGAATTAATACCAGATGGGCAACAGGGAGATATATTCAAAGAATCGGGTAATCCATCTGGTTTAAATCATACCACTGCTGATAATCTGGATTTAAGATATGAGTTATTTCCAAAAAATGCGGATGAGATTTTAGTTGGTGTTTTTTATAAGAAAATTCATGATCCGATTGAAATTGCAACAAACGTAAAGAACCCTTTAACGTCTTTGAAGGTCGGAATTACCGAATTGATGCTGATCCCTCAAAATTTTGGTGATGCCACAAACTATGGTTTTGAGTTTGTATATACTAAATATTTTGGCCCGTTTGGAGTGGTTGCCAATTATACCTATACCAAGTCAAAAATTACATCTGATAAGCTAATGTCCTATAGAAATGACGCCGGACAGGTAATGAGTAAAATCCTATCAGAAACGAGACCATTGCAAGGACAATCCAATCATATCGGGAACCTGGCCTTGCTGTATAAGGATCCTAATGCCGGTTTAGATGTTCAGGTAGCTTTTGTTTATACAGGCGAACGTATCGCTTTGGTAAGTCCGAATTATGGATTGGACTATTGGCAGGCGCCTACAGTACGACTTGATTTTTCGGTAGAAAAAAGGCTAAATAAGTCATTCTCAATCTATGGTAAAGCGAATAACTTAACCAATACACCTTATGTTTTGGAATTACATCAATCTTATAATGACTATCTAAATGCTCCGGGGGCAAGGCCATTAAACCTCCAAACAGATCCTGACCATAAAATTACTGTACAGAAGGATTATTTTAAACCAAGCTTTTTATTAGGTGTTCGCTACAAACTTTAA
- a CDS encoding metallophosphoesterase: MLKEFIKMGLGLLVAVAFNVLVISPAVFAQSAKKTAVLNFIYTSDAHYGITRSDFRGAKNVSGHTVNSAMIAAINELPKLKLPADNGANSGNVVGGIEYLIEGGDIANRMEIPIQSATASWKEFESDYVDHLNLKQHNGSQTELLLIPGNHDISNAIGHYKAMQPIADPASMVNIYNKMIKPEKLITSKNYDYNLHKVNYCRNVNGVHIAFINLWPDSAERIWLKNDLDTVSSTTPVIIFTHDPPICDAKHFTNPVSPYGITERDKFENLVVERYKEAKNETEDKGMTDIEQRGFVKFLKAYPNIKAYFHGHSNSNEFYIYHGPDQDVNLNVFRVDSPMKGKYSSKDEKLLSFQLISLDAVNMLLTVRECLWNTEPLNPSKSTTFGNMITISLR; this comes from the coding sequence ATGTTAAAAGAATTTATTAAAATGGGATTGGGGTTGCTGGTCGCTGTTGCATTCAATGTGCTTGTGATCAGTCCGGCAGTATTTGCTCAAAGTGCTAAAAAAACTGCGGTCCTGAATTTTATATATACTTCTGATGCACATTATGGCATCACCAGAAGCGATTTTCGTGGGGCTAAAAATGTATCAGGTCATACTGTAAATTCGGCTATGATTGCGGCAATTAATGAGCTGCCTAAATTAAAGCTGCCAGCAGATAATGGGGCTAACAGTGGCAATGTGGTTGGAGGTATTGAGTATTTGATTGAAGGTGGAGACATTGCTAACCGAATGGAAATACCTATACAAAGTGCAACAGCTTCCTGGAAAGAGTTTGAATCAGATTATGTAGATCATCTAAATTTGAAGCAACATAACGGATCCCAAACGGAGCTGTTACTAATTCCTGGAAATCATGACATATCGAATGCAATAGGGCACTATAAAGCCATGCAGCCAATAGCCGATCCTGCATCAATGGTCAATATCTATAATAAGATGATCAAGCCGGAAAAGTTAATTACCAGCAAAAATTATGATTATAACCTGCATAAAGTAAACTATTGCAGAAATGTAAATGGTGTACACATTGCTTTCATTAATTTATGGCCAGATTCTGCAGAAAGAATCTGGCTAAAAAATGATTTAGATACCGTATCGAGTACAACGCCAGTCATCATCTTTACTCATGATCCACCCATTTGCGATGCTAAGCATTTTACAAACCCTGTGTCTCCGTACGGTATAACAGAACGAGATAAGTTCGAAAATCTTGTTGTTGAGCGTTACAAAGAGGCTAAAAATGAAACTGAAGATAAGGGAATGACAGACATTGAACAACGAGGCTTTGTGAAATTTCTAAAGGCATATCCTAACATTAAAGCCTATTTCCATGGTCATAGCAATTCGAATGAATTCTATATTTATCATGGGCCAGATCAAGATGTTAATCTCAATGTTTTTAGAGTTGACTCTCCTATGAAAGGGAAGTATTCGTCAAAAGATGAAAAATTGTTATCCTTTCAGCTCATTAGTCTGGATGCTGTAAATATGCTATTAACCGTAAGAGAATGTTTATGGAATACGGAGCCTTTAAACCCATCGAAATCGACGACTTTTGGTAATATGATAACGATCAGTTTAAGGTGA
- a CDS encoding plasma-membrane proton-efflux P-type ATPase: MNSQKDPNEDKSIADVLTEFKVQTDSGLTNSEVHERQKTYGLNEVPEEKPSMLLVFLKHFLGLTPFMLEFTIVVSFLLRKYIDVYLISGLMLFNAIVSFIQERKATKTVAALKGSLQVAIRVLRNKKWQQIKGNQIVPGDIVRFRTGDLIVADAKLIDGETGVDQSALTGESKLNNKKNGDVLYAGSIIKNGECTAVIVATGIKTFFGKTAELVQKAKPRLHMDDVVANVVKILIIIVLVFLTMTVVVSLMRGETFLSILPLLLILLISAVPVALPAMFTVSMAKGSQELAAVGVLVSRLSATEDAATMTTLCIDKTGTLTENRLSVQEVIAARGFTVTEVLQYAVLASVTANNDPIDMAFIQKAFTEHIDMQDYKQVSFVPFTAAAKRTEAVVQKDSEQFTVLKGAYDTLMELCRHKTSELDKTVEIWAGKGFKTMAVAVKHKNTIKMVGIAALIDPPLPDAAEMIAKIKELGVKVKMLTGDALPIAKEIAIEVGVGRDIVSARLLRNKSNADSNPQMRIGHDGFAEVLPEDKFNIVSVLQQRHEITGMTGDGVNDAPALKQAEVGIAVKSATDVAKQAASVILLKEGLESIISLITVGRTIHHRITNWVVSKISKTLFTVIFVCSAYLITGQFIVDAMDMIMLLFLLDFVALTLSTDRVNWSQKPESWALKPLAKKGFVLGLLCTAEALLWLFIGEKYLGITQIDQLHSFGFAILFFTGIFNIVIVRTKKRFYQQGIGSILLFAIIADIILVLLMLTMNIPGFAVLSDVVTASTLLYFLICGLVINDWVKSKS, from the coding sequence ATGAATAGTCAAAAAGATCCAAATGAAGACAAATCCATTGCTGATGTTTTAACCGAATTTAAAGTGCAGACGGATAGTGGATTAACCAATTCTGAGGTACATGAGCGTCAAAAGACTTACGGGTTAAATGAAGTACCGGAGGAAAAGCCATCCATGTTGCTGGTGTTTCTTAAACATTTTTTGGGGCTTACCCCGTTTATGTTGGAATTCACCATTGTTGTGTCTTTTTTGCTTCGTAAATATATAGATGTATACCTGATTAGTGGCTTAATGCTGTTTAATGCCATTGTTAGTTTTATTCAGGAACGCAAGGCTACAAAAACGGTAGCTGCCTTAAAAGGAAGCCTGCAAGTAGCTATACGTGTTCTAAGAAATAAAAAATGGCAACAAATTAAAGGAAACCAAATTGTGCCCGGAGATATTGTACGTTTTCGTACCGGTGATCTGATCGTTGCTGATGCTAAACTGATTGATGGCGAAACAGGTGTAGATCAATCGGCCTTAACAGGAGAATCAAAGCTGAACAATAAAAAAAATGGCGATGTATTATATGCAGGCTCCATCATTAAGAACGGGGAGTGTACGGCAGTGATCGTCGCTACAGGAATTAAGACATTCTTTGGTAAAACTGCTGAGTTAGTTCAAAAAGCTAAACCACGGCTACATATGGATGATGTAGTAGCCAATGTGGTAAAAATACTCATTATTATAGTGCTGGTATTCCTGACCATGACGGTTGTGGTTTCATTGATGCGAGGAGAAACTTTCTTGTCAATTCTGCCTCTTTTACTCATTTTATTAATTTCGGCAGTCCCCGTGGCGCTACCAGCTATGTTTACAGTTAGTATGGCAAAGGGTTCACAAGAACTGGCGGCTGTGGGGGTATTGGTGAGTCGCTTAAGTGCTACAGAGGATGCGGCCACCATGACTACTTTATGCATTGATAAAACAGGTACGCTTACTGAGAATAGATTATCAGTCCAGGAGGTCATAGCTGCCAGGGGTTTTACAGTTACCGAAGTTCTTCAATATGCTGTATTGGCTTCGGTAACCGCTAATAATGATCCAATTGACATGGCTTTTATTCAAAAGGCCTTTACAGAGCATATAGATATGCAGGACTATAAGCAGGTTTCATTTGTACCCTTTACGGCTGCAGCTAAAAGAACCGAGGCCGTTGTTCAAAAGGACAGCGAACAATTCACTGTGTTAAAGGGAGCATATGATACACTTATGGAATTGTGTAGACATAAGACATCAGAATTAGATAAAACGGTAGAAATATGGGCGGGCAAAGGTTTCAAAACAATGGCAGTAGCTGTAAAACATAAGAATACCATTAAAATGGTGGGTATTGCTGCGCTTATAGATCCGCCTTTACCTGATGCGGCAGAAATGATTGCCAAAATAAAAGAGTTAGGAGTAAAGGTAAAAATGCTGACAGGTGATGCATTACCTATAGCAAAAGAGATTGCCATAGAAGTTGGTGTAGGTCGCGACATCGTTTCAGCACGTCTGCTCAGAAACAAGTCTAACGCAGATTCCAATCCCCAAATGAGGATTGGGCATGATGGCTTTGCAGAGGTTTTACCGGAAGACAAATTTAACATCGTAAGCGTTTTACAACAACGCCATGAAATAACCGGTATGACGGGCGACGGGGTTAATGATGCCCCTGCATTAAAGCAAGCCGAAGTGGGGATTGCGGTCAAATCAGCAACAGATGTTGCTAAGCAGGCGGCAAGTGTAATCTTATTAAAAGAAGGATTGGAAAGTATCATCAGTTTGATTACTGTTGGCCGTACCATTCATCATCGCATAACAAATTGGGTGGTAAGTAAAATCTCCAAAACATTGTTTACAGTCATATTTGTATGCTCTGCATACCTCATAACTGGACAATTTATTGTAGATGCCATGGACATGATTATGCTGTTATTTCTTTTGGATTTTGTGGCTTTAACATTATCTACAGATCGGGTCAATTGGTCCCAAAAGCCGGAAAGTTGGGCATTAAAGCCACTTGCTAAAAAAGGTTTCGTGTTGGGTTTACTATGCACAGCAGAAGCACTTTTATGGTTGTTTATTGGGGAAAAATATTTAGGAATTACCCAGATTGACCAGCTCCATTCCTTTGGCTTCGCGATTCTTTTTTTTACCGGCATTTTTAATATTGTGATTGTACGAACAAAAAAGAGGTTTTATCAGCAGGGGATAGGCAGCATATTACTTTTCGCAATAATAGCTGATATTATTTTGGTGCTCCTTATGTTAACAATGAACATACCTGGGTTTGCAGTGTTGTCGGATGTTGTAACTGCCAGTACTCTCCTTTATTTTCTGATTTGCGGATTGGTTATAAATGACTGGGTTAAAAGTAAATCTTAA
- a CDS encoding CHAD domain-containing protein → MKRKRVKWYLEKRMAYIEKYAKLILAGGDKEAIHQLRIGFKKLRAFLRLAGLKSSAEKRPMIPSELKQIYRYTGKVRDLQLYYHNIFPFYHKADSYPHQVLHQIAVAKGTLLTVLKDFRFYKATKRMKKKAPDGVSKRILDKFIQKKTVAIGKLTGGNIQNGRLHVLKKYLKDVSYTLKVFHTRARKYFPIAGKVNRHELDELSNILNEYLDCVVGLTLLNEALSGDLSADDADILKKIKKEWIIKKARTRRLAMVMLPGILQN, encoded by the coding sequence ATGAAAAGGAAGAGAGTGAAATGGTATCTGGAAAAAAGAATGGCATATATTGAAAAATATGCTAAGCTCATTCTGGCTGGTGGAGACAAAGAAGCTATACATCAGTTACGGATAGGATTCAAGAAACTAAGAGCTTTTTTGCGTTTGGCCGGATTGAAATCCTCAGCAGAAAAAAGGCCAATGATTCCTTCCGAATTAAAGCAGATTTATAGGTACACCGGAAAGGTTCGGGATTTGCAACTCTATTATCACAATATCTTTCCGTTTTATCATAAAGCAGACAGCTATCCTCATCAGGTATTACATCAAATAGCCGTAGCGAAAGGCACGCTCCTTACAGTCTTAAAAGATTTTCGTTTTTACAAAGCCACAAAACGGATGAAAAAGAAAGCGCCGGATGGGGTGTCGAAAAGGATACTGGATAAGTTTATTCAAAAAAAAACTGTGGCTATTGGTAAATTGACAGGAGGAAACATTCAGAATGGCCGCTTACATGTGTTAAAAAAATACCTGAAAGATGTATCATATACCCTTAAAGTATTTCATACCAGGGCTCGCAAGTATTTTCCGATTGCCGGTAAAGTGAATAGGCACGAATTGGATGAATTAAGTAATATTTTAAATGAATATCTGGATTGTGTTGTTGGGTTAACGCTATTAAATGAAGCTTTATCTGGCGATTTATCAGCAGATGACGCGGATATTCTAAAGAAGATAAAGAAAGAGTGGATCATTAAGAAAGCCCGGACACGTCGTCTTGCCATGGTGATGCTACCGGGAATTTTGCAAAACTAA
- a CDS encoding phosphoribosyltransferase family protein, whose protein sequence is MGTQHFFEDRGQAGRFLADELLSYKDEPGIILAIPRGGIPIAYEVAKKLNFPVEILLIKKIGHPLNKEYAIGTASLNDYYIIPVLDVSSAYIKNELKSIRTTLEHMQDLFLGSKQPTDLKGKTVILIDDGMATGHTILGTVNIIKKSNPGKIIVAIPVASIDAVEKLSKKVDKVVALIVPEEFGAVGAFYENFDQVSENDVQVYLNKLRVCHLY, encoded by the coding sequence ATGGGAACTCAACATTTTTTTGAAGACAGGGGGCAGGCCGGAAGATTCCTTGCTGATGAGCTCCTGAGCTATAAAGATGAGCCTGGTATTATATTGGCAATACCCAGAGGAGGAATACCGATAGCTTATGAAGTCGCAAAAAAACTGAATTTTCCTGTTGAAATTCTTTTGATAAAGAAAATTGGTCATCCTTTAAATAAAGAGTATGCTATTGGAACAGCTAGCCTTAATGATTATTACATTATACCGGTATTGGATGTATCTTCAGCATACATTAAGAACGAACTTAAATCAATACGTACCACACTCGAACATATGCAGGATTTATTTCTTGGAAGCAAGCAACCAACTGATCTTAAAGGTAAAACTGTGATTCTGATTGATGATGGTATGGCCACCGGGCATACCATTTTGGGTACAGTTAATATTATAAAAAAGAGTAACCCCGGAAAGATAATTGTGGCAATTCCCGTTGCTTCAATAGATGCAGTTGAGAAACTATCAAAGAAAGTAGATAAAGTGGTCGCTTTAATCGTACCAGAAGAATTTGGTGCAGTGGGTGCTTTTTATGAAAACTTTGATCAGGTTAGTGAAAATGATGTTCAGGTTTATCTTAATAAGCTGAGGGTATGTCATCTTTATTAG
- a CDS encoding zinc-dependent alcohol dehydrogenase family protein: MSSLLESYIELPHQMWAMVLEHQGEPLLYKQIPVPEPLEGEVLIKVLACGVCRTDLHIVDGDLDQPKLQLVPGHEVIGEIVQLGKHSIKYKLGDIVGTGWLGYTCGKCKYCNMGKENLCEYAKFTGYTLDGGYAEYMVAGEQFCYMLSGGLSDFSKAPLLCAGIIGYRCYSMIPENAKAIGFYGFGAAAHILIQVARHQLKDVYAFTRDGDQVTQEFAKKTGATWAGGSKEFSPVKLDAAIIFAPVGELIPQALRNLDKGGTLICGGIHMSDIPSFPYEILWEERSIQSVANLTRQDAEVFLKLAAEIDITTETKLYPLSEANQALIDLRGGKIQGAAVLVI; this comes from the coding sequence ATGTCATCTTTATTAGAAAGTTATATCGAATTACCACATCAAATGTGGGCAATGGTGCTGGAACATCAAGGCGAGCCGCTTTTGTACAAACAGATACCTGTTCCCGAACCTTTAGAAGGAGAGGTATTGATTAAAGTGTTGGCCTGTGGTGTTTGCCGGACTGATTTGCATATTGTAGATGGAGATCTCGATCAGCCAAAACTTCAGTTGGTTCCTGGTCATGAAGTTATCGGGGAAATAGTGCAGCTGGGCAAGCACAGCATAAAATATAAGTTAGGAGATATTGTGGGCACAGGCTGGCTTGGGTATACTTGCGGAAAATGCAAATATTGCAATATGGGAAAGGAGAATCTTTGTGAATATGCAAAATTCACAGGATATACGTTGGATGGAGGCTATGCAGAATATATGGTTGCGGGGGAGCAATTTTGCTACATGCTTTCGGGGGGATTAAGTGATTTCTCTAAGGCGCCTTTGCTTTGTGCGGGTATAATTGGCTATCGGTGCTACAGTATGATTCCGGAAAATGCTAAAGCTATAGGTTTTTATGGCTTTGGCGCTGCGGCTCATATTCTTATTCAGGTAGCCAGGCATCAGTTAAAAGATGTCTATGCTTTTACTCGTGATGGAGACCAGGTTACACAGGAATTTGCAAAAAAAACAGGGGCAACATGGGCAGGTGGGTCAAAGGAATTTTCGCCGGTAAAATTGGATGCGGCAATTATTTTTGCTCCTGTTGGCGAACTGATTCCACAGGCTTTAAGGAATTTGGATAAAGGGGGAACTTTAATATGCGGTGGTATTCATATGAGCGATATCCCTTCTTTTCCATATGAAATTTTATGGGAAGAACGGAGTATACAATCTGTAGCAAACCTTACAAGACAAGATGCAGAAGTCTTTCTGAAGTTGGCAGCTGAAATAGACATTACCACAGAAACAAAATTATATCCACTTTCGGAGGCCAATCAGGCATTGATTGATTTGAGGGGAGGAAAAATACAAGGAGCGGCAGTTTTGGTGATCTGA
- a CDS encoding serine hydrolase: MQIVYKKLLLVAALLCGTGLAKAQTKQILIDSLITRSNQLGLFNGNVLIIEQGGPIYRKAIGYTDASKQTLLTDQYRFHIGSIAKEFNAIAIMTLKEQGKLNIDDKISKYLTKLPKWAQTISIKNLLQYASGLPNLKWKDIQNDAAAMDSLKSVAKLDFEPGTQYAYNNSNILLQRQIVEQITGMKFADFVTKKILKPLKMTSSLVDPNDTTPLMAKSYNNNGVPSPLASPISGWTAVTLDDFYKWEQNLEHFKLISIASTKVLLTPFGPNKQCGLGGGKIAGDQMITHTHDGTALNYQALLTANFKQGRTVILLTNNKQNNLYDINNAIQSILDGKPYLQPKKQVINALEDKPDKTTGTELLAAYQELKTKHSNEYSFDESALNTLGYSLLNKKRYDDAILIFEHNITLFPKSGNVYDSLAEAYYNKGDKVNALLNYKRVLELDPSNNGARKMITLLQQPY; encoded by the coding sequence ATGCAGATCGTCTATAAAAAACTTCTTCTCGTTGCAGCGCTCTTATGTGGCACAGGCCTTGCCAAAGCTCAGACCAAACAAATCCTTATCGATTCTTTGATTACCCGTTCAAACCAGCTTGGGCTGTTTAATGGCAATGTGCTCATCATAGAACAAGGTGGACCAATATATCGCAAAGCCATTGGTTATACCGATGCTTCCAAACAAACTTTGCTTACAGATCAATACCGGTTTCATATCGGTTCTATTGCCAAAGAATTTAATGCGATCGCTATCATGACGCTGAAAGAGCAGGGTAAGCTGAACATAGATGATAAAATATCTAAATACTTAACAAAGCTACCCAAATGGGCACAAACGATCAGTATTAAAAATTTACTGCAATATGCCAGTGGCCTCCCTAATTTGAAATGGAAAGACATTCAGAATGATGCAGCAGCAATGGATTCGCTTAAAAGTGTAGCGAAACTGGATTTTGAGCCTGGTACCCAATATGCTTATAACAATAGCAACATCTTATTACAAAGACAGATTGTGGAACAGATAACTGGGATGAAATTCGCCGATTTTGTCACTAAAAAAATTCTTAAACCTCTCAAAATGACGTCCTCTTTAGTCGACCCGAATGATACCACCCCTCTCATGGCCAAATCCTATAATAATAACGGAGTACCTTCGCCCCTGGCATCACCTATATCTGGCTGGACGGCTGTTACCCTCGATGATTTTTACAAATGGGAACAAAACCTGGAACATTTCAAGCTCATTAGCATTGCTTCCACAAAAGTACTATTGACACCATTTGGACCAAATAAGCAATGCGGTTTGGGCGGTGGCAAGATAGCCGGAGATCAAATGATTACACATACACATGACGGTACTGCGCTTAATTACCAGGCTTTGCTTACAGCCAATTTTAAACAAGGACGCACCGTGATTTTGCTGACCAATAATAAACAAAACAACCTTTATGACATCAACAATGCCATACAATCTATTCTGGATGGAAAGCCATACCTGCAGCCTAAAAAACAGGTCATTAATGCATTAGAAGATAAACCGGATAAGACAACAGGAACCGAGCTATTAGCGGCATATCAGGAATTGAAAACGAAGCATTCGAATGAGTACAGTTTTGATGAATCAGCGCTCAATACACTTGGGTATTCCTTACTAAATAAAAAGCGCTATGATGATGCAATATTGATTTTCGAACACAATATCACCTTGTTCCCGAAATCCGGAAATGTTTACGACAGCCTTGCAGAAGCATATTATAATAAAGGTGATAAGGTTAATGCCTTACTCAATTACAAGCGCGTGCTGGAATTAGATCCCTCAAATAATGGAGCCAGAAAAATGATAACATTACTTCAGCAACCGTATTAG